From Oculatellaceae cyanobacterium, a single genomic window includes:
- a CDS encoding DNA-3-methyladenine glycosylase — translation MDFTKFNQIVESSWLERPATEVAPDLVGCMLVRQMADGEVLRGMIVETEAYCPGDPACHAYRRRTTRNGVMFEGAGVSYVYLIYGRYHCLNVVTDQEGVASAVLIRALQLELLPKWIETNQSSKLARLAAGPGKLCEVLKIDLSLNGLVLQPGQPLWLEHRAIEFQPQLVQTTRIGLSQGIDLPWRWYLKDCAAVSKL, via the coding sequence ATGGATTTTACCAAATTTAACCAGATTGTAGAATCTTCCTGGCTGGAGCGTCCAGCTACTGAAGTAGCACCAGATTTAGTGGGATGTATGCTGGTGCGACAAATGGCAGACGGGGAAGTTCTGCGAGGAATGATTGTAGAAACTGAAGCCTATTGCCCTGGTGATCCAGCTTGCCACGCTTATCGACGTAGAACAACTCGCAATGGAGTGATGTTTGAAGGTGCTGGAGTGAGCTATGTATATCTAATTTATGGTCGCTACCACTGTTTAAATGTTGTTACAGATCAAGAAGGGGTTGCTAGTGCTGTTTTAATTCGTGCTTTGCAGCTTGAGCTTTTACCTAAATGGATAGAAACAAATCAGTCATCAAAACTTGCTCGCTTGGCTGCGGGGCCAGGGAAGCTTTGTGAGGTACTCAAAATTGATCTGAGTTTGAATGGATTAGTTTTACAGCCAGGTCAACCTCTGTGGTTAGAACATCGCGCGATTGAATTTCAACCTCAATTGGTACAAACTACAAGAATTGGTTTGTCACAAGGAATTGATTTGCCTTGGCGTTGGTATCTTAAGGATTGTGCTGCTGTTTCTAAACTTTAG